A section of the Sphingomonas sp. LT1P40 genome encodes:
- a CDS encoding J domain-containing protein, whose protein sequence is MKPWWDVLGVPRGSDRAVIRRAYAKQLKVTNPEDDPEGFMTLRQAYESALNWVDYDDYDYDEGDGDETSGAFAGGDAVQRTEWAERSAEPAEPDPFAETRAADQADLRRRTAALEAGLRGPWHGDAAALAARLDAILGAPALIEIDTRDSIEYWLSNLLADTVPRSDAILIQAVETFGWEDEGNHPPAVWRILSRIDEWRMIESLNNSNHDLSAGWRTLTRGKEPDWQRRIGALRPGVAAQVQQLFDLAGYQVPGIVHSFEPHAAAWWRDHLDKPRFGFLDLGALLIAAIGALICTLAIEPLTVRIVSAVAALVAGIGFAVVRLRIVAPWRRRREEMGFQPGWSTHGWAGLWLAAALLIIWTPASDWMAGIVAALCAVASLWMAVAVGREPQIGNVLGRVVSFGALALLGAAAFFALSGPEKLALLAFAAASMLIGATGAGAIAELLWRAGARPVMAAAVLAGLLLAAAAGRSWLPAAPQPLLPWGAAAITGMVLMAAVREQHDGSWAARMAPFLRWGLWIVLVVAAVMSAPEIERRPVELPIQQLERNEPGFTALKDGNPGLYAAVSAVWQQQADGKRSRDEASREIDRLVNIAYRARLPEASSALLASEFDIRLATMREYRTLDLRACAAGEQQDTSRTLSKELLQRHYRHALAVAASSPTTVADGEAGREVATTELLRVAANGDARRSAALNDAMRGSDLKAKCDARIALMEALSAQPDADVAKTMRPALIARAAESPPESSAKPKSGDQAP, encoded by the coding sequence GTGAAGCCATGGTGGGATGTGCTCGGCGTCCCGCGCGGGAGCGACCGCGCGGTGATCCGGCGTGCCTATGCAAAGCAACTCAAGGTCACCAATCCCGAGGACGACCCCGAAGGCTTCATGACGTTGCGTCAGGCCTATGAGTCGGCGCTGAACTGGGTCGATTATGACGATTACGATTATGACGAAGGTGACGGGGACGAAACGTCCGGTGCGTTTGCCGGAGGCGATGCGGTTCAGCGCACCGAATGGGCGGAGCGGTCGGCCGAACCGGCCGAACCCGATCCCTTTGCCGAGACGCGCGCGGCGGATCAGGCCGATCTGCGTCGCCGGACCGCCGCGCTGGAGGCAGGTCTGCGCGGGCCATGGCATGGCGATGCCGCAGCGCTCGCCGCGCGGCTCGACGCGATCCTCGGCGCACCCGCGCTGATCGAGATCGATACGCGCGATAGCATCGAATATTGGCTGTCCAATCTGCTCGCCGACACCGTGCCGCGCAGCGACGCCATCCTGATTCAGGCGGTGGAGACCTTCGGCTGGGAAGATGAAGGCAACCACCCGCCCGCAGTCTGGCGAATTCTGAGCCGCATCGACGAATGGCGGATGATCGAGTCGCTGAACAACAGCAATCACGACCTGTCGGCCGGATGGCGCACGCTGACGCGCGGCAAGGAACCGGACTGGCAGCGCCGCATCGGCGCGCTGCGGCCCGGTGTCGCGGCGCAGGTCCAGCAATTGTTCGACCTTGCCGGTTATCAGGTGCCGGGGATCGTCCATAGTTTCGAGCCGCACGCGGCGGCGTGGTGGCGGGACCATCTCGACAAACCACGTTTCGGCTTTCTCGATCTTGGCGCGCTGCTGATCGCTGCGATCGGTGCGCTGATCTGCACGCTTGCGATCGAGCCGCTCACCGTTCGGATAGTGAGCGCGGTCGCAGCGCTGGTTGCGGGCATCGGCTTTGCGGTGGTGCGATTGCGGATCGTCGCGCCGTGGCGGCGGCGGCGCGAAGAAATGGGGTTCCAGCCGGGCTGGTCTACGCATGGCTGGGCCGGCCTGTGGCTGGCGGCGGCGCTGCTGATTATCTGGACGCCCGCCAGCGACTGGATGGCGGGAATTGTCGCTGCCTTGTGCGCGGTGGCGAGTCTGTGGATGGCGGTGGCCGTGGGGCGCGAGCCGCAGATCGGCAATGTGCTGGGCCGCGTGGTTTCGTTCGGCGCGTTGGCCCTGCTCGGCGCGGCGGCGTTCTTTGCGCTGTCGGGTCCGGAAAAGCTGGCGTTGCTGGCATTTGCGGCGGCATCGATGTTGATCGGCGCGACCGGCGCGGGCGCAATTGCCGAGCTATTGTGGCGTGCGGGTGCGCGGCCGGTGATGGCGGCGGCGGTGCTGGCGGGGCTGTTGCTGGCTGCGGCGGCCGGCCGGTCTTGGTTGCCGGCGGCACCCCAGCCCTTGCTGCCATGGGGCGCCGCCGCGATCACCGGCATGGTGTTGATGGCGGCGGTGCGCGAGCAGCATGACGGCAGCTGGGCGGCGCGGATGGCACCGTTCCTGCGCTGGGGATTGTGGATCGTGCTGGTGGTCGCGGCGGTGATGTCGGCACCGGAGATTGAGCGCAGACCGGTCGAGCTGCCGATCCAGCAGCTGGAACGGAACGAACCCGGTTTCACGGCGCTGAAAGACGGCAATCCGGGCCTGTACGCAGCAGTATCGGCCGTCTGGCAGCAGCAAGCGGACGGCAAGCGGAGCCGTGACGAGGCGTCGCGCGAGATCGACCGGCTGGTCAACATCGCTTACCGCGCGCGGCTGCCCGAGGCATCGTCGGCGCTGCTGGCCAGCGAGTTCGACATCCGGCTGGCGACGATGCGCGAGTATCGCACGCTGGACCTGCGTGCATGCGCGGCGGGCGAGCAACAGGATACAAGCCGGACGCTGAGCAAGGAACTGCTCCAGCGCCATTACCGTCACGCGTTGGCAGTCGCCGCGAGTAGCCCCACAACGGTCGCCGATGGAGAGGCCGGACGTGAGGTAGCAACCACCGAACTGCTTCGCGTTGCCGCCAACGGCGATGCTCGCCGGTCAGCGGCACTGAACGACGCGATGCGGGGCAGCGACCTAAAGGCGAAGTGCGACGCCCGGATCGCGCTGATGGAAGCGTTGAGCGCGCAGCCCGATGCCGATGTCGCCAAAACGATGCGGCCCGCGCTCATCGCGCGGGCCGCAGAGTCGCCACCTGAATCGTCAGCGAAGCCGAAGAGCGGCGATCAAGCCCCCTGA